In a single window of the Acetivibrio clariflavus DSM 19732 genome:
- the dapF gene encoding diaminopimelate epimerase, with amino-acid sequence MKFTKMQGLGNDYIYVNCFTEKVADPSKMAKILSDRHFGIGSDGLVLIMPSETCDFKMRMFNSDGSEAEMCGNAIRCVGKYVYDNGLTQKTVIKIETLAGIKILDMKVENGKVAMVRVDMGEPVLQPALIPVKSEEELFISQPVLIDGKEFKVTCVSMGNPHAVTYVEDIDKFPLDIIGPKMENDSLFPKRINAEFVQVLDSKTLKMRVWERGAGETLACGTGACATLVSSVLNGVSDRCAVVKLLGGDLIIEWNENDNHVYMTGPATKVFDGEIEI; translated from the coding sequence ATGAAATTTACAAAGATGCAAGGTTTAGGAAACGACTATATATATGTCAATTGTTTTACTGAAAAAGTGGCTGATCCGTCGAAGATGGCCAAAATTTTAAGTGACAGGCATTTTGGGATTGGATCCGATGGGTTGGTTTTGATTATGCCTTCGGAAACGTGCGATTTCAAGATGAGAATGTTTAATTCTGATGGTTCTGAAGCTGAAATGTGCGGCAATGCAATAAGATGTGTGGGTAAATATGTTTATGATAATGGTTTGACTCAAAAAACAGTTATAAAAATTGAAACTTTGGCAGGTATAAAAATTCTTGATATGAAAGTTGAAAATGGAAAAGTTGCAATGGTAAGAGTTGACATGGGAGAACCGGTTTTACAACCGGCCTTGATACCTGTCAAGAGTGAAGAGGAATTGTTTATATCCCAGCCGGTGCTTATTGATGGTAAAGAATTTAAAGTTACATGTGTTTCAATGGGAAATCCTCATGCTGTCACTTATGTTGAAGATATTGATAAATTTCCCCTTGATATCATAGGACCAAAAATGGAAAATGATAGCCTGTTTCCAAAGCGAATCAATGCAGAATTTGTACAGGTGTTAGATAGTAAGACTCTGAAAATGAGAGTATGGGAAAGAGGTGCCGGCGAAACCCTTGCTTGCGGGACAGGGGCTTGTGCTACTCTGGTTTCATCGGTACTTAATGGCGTCAGCGACAGGTGTGCAGTTGTTAAACTTTTAGGCGGAGATCTGATAATTGAATGGAATGAAAACGATAATCATGTATATATGACAGGTCCTGCAACTAAGGTATTTGACGGAGAAATTGAAATTTAG
- a CDS encoding glycosyltransferase family 39 protein, with protein MRKIIFPIIVLFSLLSIIPVFADNNNLVQNFGFEQGYLDKWNKQAYTTTDGVTEFFIDDTVSHSGSKSACIINYSPNHSRFNQEIKVKGNSYYKLSCWVKTENVGSDYTGANITVEDILSISKHIQGTNDWQYIELYGRTKKNQKSFVLSLALGSYGNVNTGKVWFDDVVVEKIDKVPSNVEVANLYAEDTPTNTDNLPRSKNISFMIPYSILFFVVAILLIVLAKKEILKLKPGYEKAFLGTALLIGLVVRLIYAAKIEGFSVDIGCFKAWSMAASGTNGISTFYTRGMFCDYPPFYILVLALVGWISNLFNLTSNPDAHLIMIKLPAIIADVVTAYLIYKLAVKKFNSTASCILSILYIFNPAVFLNSTLWGQVDSFFTMILLFGLILILEGKLTYATILFTIAVLMKPQGIIFLPVIGYELIIDLIKTKKLKNIGLSALFAAITTAVIVIPFSPGQAPDWIINLYINTAEGYKYASMNAYNLFSLLGANAKPDSETLFILSYYSWGMLFIVLTSLFTGFLYFSNYIKHKQSAQNIAPIAMLVQMTGVFVLSTRMHERYLFPAMAFALLCYIFYKDIGYLLIFGGVSATVFVNTYDVLVRMFLTEYPYIPADDTVLFIGSLVNVIVLLFLCIVSIQTVVRKKTIPLDLK; from the coding sequence ATGAGAAAAATAATATTTCCTATAATTGTTTTATTTTCACTACTTTCAATCATCCCCGTTTTTGCCGATAACAATAACCTTGTGCAAAATTTCGGGTTCGAACAAGGTTATCTGGATAAATGGAATAAACAAGCTTATACAACCACCGATGGAGTGACAGAATTTTTTATTGATGATACTGTCTCTCACTCCGGTAGCAAGAGTGCTTGTATTATAAACTACTCTCCAAATCATTCAAGATTTAATCAGGAAATTAAAGTAAAAGGCAATTCCTATTATAAATTATCCTGTTGGGTTAAAACCGAGAATGTAGGTTCGGATTATACTGGAGCAAATATAACTGTTGAAGATATTCTCAGCATCTCCAAACATATTCAGGGTACAAATGATTGGCAATATATTGAACTTTACGGCCGCACTAAAAAAAATCAGAAAAGCTTTGTATTATCCTTAGCCCTCGGTTCTTACGGCAATGTAAATACTGGCAAGGTATGGTTCGATGACGTAGTTGTGGAAAAAATAGACAAAGTTCCTTCCAACGTTGAAGTTGCAAACTTATATGCGGAAGATACTCCAACAAATACTGACAATTTACCGAGAAGTAAAAATATCTCTTTTATGATACCTTATTCAATACTGTTTTTTGTTGTTGCTATTTTACTCATAGTTCTTGCAAAAAAAGAAATATTAAAACTAAAACCGGGATATGAAAAAGCATTTCTTGGTACAGCCCTTTTGATAGGTCTGGTAGTAAGGCTGATATATGCAGCAAAAATAGAAGGTTTCAGTGTGGACATAGGCTGTTTTAAAGCCTGGTCCATGGCAGCTTCCGGTACAAACGGAATATCAACGTTTTATACAAGAGGAATGTTCTGCGACTATCCGCCTTTTTATATACTTGTTCTCGCACTTGTAGGCTGGATTTCAAACTTGTTTAACCTTACTTCCAATCCTGATGCACATCTTATAATGATTAAATTACCGGCTATTATTGCGGATGTTGTTACAGCTTATTTAATTTACAAGCTTGCTGTGAAAAAATTCAATAGTACTGCAAGTTGTATTCTGTCAATACTGTATATATTCAACCCAGCTGTATTTTTGAATTCAACCCTTTGGGGACAGGTAGATTCCTTCTTTACAATGATCCTTTTATTCGGACTAATATTAATTTTAGAAGGAAAACTTACTTATGCTACCATCCTGTTTACCATTGCTGTTCTAATGAAACCTCAGGGAATAATATTCCTTCCTGTAATAGGTTACGAACTTATTATTGACCTTATTAAGACAAAAAAATTAAAAAATATTGGCCTTTCAGCGCTATTTGCTGCCATAACCACAGCTGTAATTGTAATTCCTTTTTCACCCGGACAAGCTCCGGATTGGATTATAAATTTATATATAAACACTGCTGAAGGCTATAAATATGCTTCAATGAATGCTTATAATCTGTTCAGTTTACTTGGCGCCAATGCAAAACCTGATAGTGAAACACTCTTTATATTAAGCTATTACTCATGGGGTATGTTATTTATAGTGTTAACGTCTCTGTTTACAGGATTCTTATATTTTTCTAACTATATAAAGCACAAGCAGTCTGCTCAAAATATTGCACCTATCGCGATGCTGGTGCAAATGACAGGTGTATTTGTTCTCTCCACCAGAATGCATGAGAGATATCTCTTCCCTGCCATGGCTTTTGCCTTGCTTTGTTATATCTTTTATAAAGATATAGGTTATCTCCTTATTTTTGGCGGAGTAAGTGCCACAGTTTTTGTTAATACTTATGATGTTCTGGTAAGAATGTTTTTGACTGAATATCCGTATATTCCGGCAGATGATACTGTGCTTTTCATAGGTTCCCTTGTAAATGTAATAGTATTGTTGTTCTTATGTATTGTCTCTATTCAGACAGTGGTAAGAAAAAAAACAATACCTCTGGATTTAAAATAA
- a CDS encoding phospholipid carrier-dependent glycosyltransferase: MSKKLSGICFLFMLIIFISPLNSFGANGNLAQNPGFEEGTIEDGLSWTYDCWDKTEGVTQFLLDENQSHSGSKSALIINNSPNDSRFKQTIKVKPNTYYRMSCWIKTQNVGSENKGANLSIDNSLDTSKDIKGTSEHWEYVELYGKTSPNQESLTLTIGIGGYGSTNTGKAWFDSIEVVELDSMPPGKTAVNMDPNWNAEQDQSNTVMINPFLLAFIVIMAWLTISAFFIVYKYKPGKKNSSPVGTKGISANTQPIKVTKVSLDKKDFIIMASMSLIYLLVALFNLGDLKAPTTSWIPAESGENFVVDLGRDVTLSRIYFYLGLGKDKNIRGDYRIEYYDEETGFTHLAAFSKEDIFIWKYIDTAPVRTRKLKFIVDIPGGALNEIGIMEYGATKPLDGIAIVETNTSEKSTGSIENLFDEQDLVVFKPSYKNGMYFDEVYHARTAYEHINKMEPYETTHPPLGKVIMSLGILVFGMVPFGWRIMGTLFGVAMIPAMYAFGKKVFQKRFYAFCAAFLMMFEFMHFSQTRIATIDSYVTFFIILMYYYMYDYFINKSYVLGFRQSLKPLFFSGLFFGLGIASKWIAFYGAAGLALLFFVTKINEYNDYKKLIAKNPPKDSWAYRFYPLYINSTFLYCIFAFILMPLIIYIMSYIPWMQVPGEGHGLSLFYKNSLDMFDYHANLVDSHPYQSAWWEWPIMVKPMAFYFGSDLGPNMASKIFTMGNPAIWWTGILVFGIFTVFALSKVKKYFVPIFAVSAIAFVYMVFPSSIAEVINSSKLEIWSLIICAVVLLLLLVFFKFDKKQLLASFASYAVFVITVLAFYGAERDTSFYKQFDTRLAILIFLAICISILLRGIYKYDRKLLLIMTAMVFQYIPWIFVTRSTYIYHYFSIVPFLILSIVYIIKIFVDNYPKGKFLTYIYLGLVFALFILFYPGLSGLEVPVKYMENMKWFNTWYF, encoded by the coding sequence GTGTCAAAGAAGCTGTCAGGTATCTGCTTTTTATTTATGCTGATAATATTTATATCACCACTGAACTCCTTTGGTGCAAATGGAAACCTAGCACAGAATCCCGGATTTGAAGAAGGCACAATAGAAGACGGATTATCTTGGACTTATGACTGTTGGGATAAAACCGAGGGCGTTACACAGTTCTTGCTGGATGAAAACCAATCACATAGCGGTTCTAAAAGCGCCTTGATCATAAATAATTCTCCAAACGATTCGAGATTTAAACAGACAATTAAAGTAAAACCCAATACCTATTACAGAATGTCCTGTTGGATTAAGACTCAAAACGTAGGCTCTGAAAACAAAGGTGCCAACCTTTCCATTGATAACTCCCTTGATACGTCAAAGGACATTAAAGGTACAAGCGAACACTGGGAATACGTGGAACTTTACGGAAAGACAAGTCCTAACCAGGAAAGTCTTACTCTTACAATAGGCATTGGGGGATATGGAAGTACAAATACAGGTAAGGCATGGTTTGACAGTATTGAAGTCGTCGAGCTTGACAGTATGCCTCCCGGCAAAACAGCCGTGAACATGGATCCAAACTGGAATGCGGAACAAGATCAAAGCAATACAGTAATGATTAATCCTTTCTTGCTTGCATTCATTGTTATAATGGCGTGGTTAACAATATCGGCCTTTTTTATTGTATATAAATATAAACCTGGCAAAAAAAACTCTTCGCCTGTCGGCACAAAAGGAATTTCCGCAAATACTCAACCAATTAAAGTAACAAAAGTAAGCTTAGATAAAAAAGATTTTATAATTATGGCTTCAATGTCTCTTATATATCTTTTGGTTGCGTTATTCAATTTAGGAGACCTTAAAGCGCCTACCACATCCTGGATTCCTGCTGAATCAGGTGAAAACTTTGTTGTTGATTTGGGAAGAGATGTAACCCTTTCACGAATTTATTTTTACTTAGGGTTGGGAAAAGACAAGAACATCCGTGGAGACTACAGGATTGAATACTATGATGAAGAAACAGGGTTTACACATCTTGCGGCCTTCTCCAAGGAAGATATATTTATATGGAAATATATTGATACTGCCCCTGTCAGAACAAGAAAACTGAAATTCATAGTTGATATCCCTGGCGGAGCCCTTAACGAAATAGGCATTATGGAATATGGAGCTACTAAACCCTTAGATGGAATTGCAATAGTTGAAACAAACACCAGTGAAAAAAGTACAGGAAGTATCGAAAACCTTTTTGATGAACAAGACCTTGTAGTTTTCAAACCTTCCTATAAAAACGGTATGTACTTTGACGAAGTTTATCACGCACGGACTGCTTACGAGCATATAAACAAAATGGAACCTTATGAAACAACCCATCCTCCATTGGGCAAGGTTATTATGTCCCTGGGTATACTTGTTTTTGGAATGGTGCCTTTCGGTTGGAGAATAATGGGGACCTTATTTGGAGTTGCAATGATTCCTGCGATGTATGCCTTTGGCAAAAAAGTATTCCAAAAGAGATTTTATGCCTTTTGCGCGGCATTTCTCATGATGTTTGAATTTATGCATTTCAGCCAGACAAGGATTGCTACCATAGACAGCTATGTTACATTCTTTATTATACTTATGTATTATTACATGTATGACTACTTTATAAACAAATCCTATGTTCTTGGCTTTAGACAATCGTTAAAACCACTGTTTTTTAGTGGCTTGTTTTTCGGTCTGGGGATTGCAAGCAAGTGGATAGCCTTTTATGGTGCTGCCGGCCTTGCATTGTTGTTCTTTGTCACAAAAATAAATGAATACAATGATTACAAAAAATTAATTGCCAAAAATCCGCCCAAAGACTCCTGGGCCTATCGTTTCTATCCTCTATATATAAACTCAACCTTTTTATACTGTATATTTGCCTTTATTCTAATGCCATTAATTATATATATTATGTCTTATATTCCCTGGATGCAGGTTCCCGGTGAAGGCCACGGACTTAGCCTCTTTTATAAAAATTCACTGGACATGTTTGACTATCATGCCAACCTGGTAGACAGCCATCCTTATCAGTCGGCATGGTGGGAATGGCCTATTATGGTAAAACCCATGGCTTTCTATTTCGGAAGCGATCTTGGTCCAAATATGGCTTCAAAAATTTTCACAATGGGCAATCCAGCCATCTGGTGGACTGGAATTTTAGTATTTGGCATTTTTACAGTCTTTGCCCTTTCAAAAGTAAAAAAATATTTTGTCCCCATATTTGCTGTATCGGCTATTGCTTTTGTATATATGGTTTTCCCAAGCTCTATTGCCGAGGTTATTAATTCATCGAAATTGGAAATATGGTCTTTGATCATTTGTGCTGTTGTTTTATTACTGTTACTTGTATTCTTTAAATTTGATAAAAAACAGTTACTGGCTTCATTTGCCTCTTATGCAGTTTTTGTAATTACAGTATTAGCCTTCTACGGTGCGGAAAGAGATACAAGCTTTTACAAGCAATTTGATACCCGGCTGGCAATTTTGATTTTTCTGGCCATATGTATTTCCATACTGCTTAGAGGAATATACAAATACGACCGAAAACTTCTTCTGATAATGACAGCAATGGTATTCCAATATATACCGTGGATATTTGTCACAAGGTCAACTTACATCTATCACTATTTTTCTATTGTACCGTTTTTAATACTTTCAATAGTTTATATAATTAAGATTTTTGTCGATAATTACCCTAAAGGGAAGTTTTTAACCTATATTTACTTAGGATTGGTATTTGCACTGTTTATTCTTTTTTATCCGGGGCTATCAGGACTTGAAGTTCCTGTTAAATATATGGAAAATATGAAATGGTTCAATACTTGGTATTTTTAA
- a CDS encoding glycosyltransferase family 2 protein: protein MSEKIVCSVVVPLYNEEEVILETYNRLKKVMDSLNETYEIIFVNDGSKDKTAQIANEICNKDKTVKLVDFARNFGHQTAITAGMDFSEGECVVVIDADLQDPPELIPKMMEKWREGYDVVYGKRASRKGETFFKKFTAKVFYRFLRSMTDVDIPVDTGDFRLIDRKVCEALKMVNERNRYIRGIISWLGFKQIGIEFHRDKRFAGETKYPLKKMIKFALDAITSFSYKPLKLASYVGMILSVASFVYLLIVLYTKLFMPHVTQSGWASIIAVNLLFNGITLMILGIIGEYIGRIYDEAKGRPLYIVRQTKNFSEEKSDKITGRK from the coding sequence ATGTCAGAAAAAATAGTTTGCTCAGTTGTAGTACCGCTCTACAATGAAGAAGAAGTTATTCTTGAAACTTATAACCGTCTGAAAAAAGTTATGGACTCTCTAAATGAGACCTATGAAATAATTTTTGTAAACGATGGAAGCAAGGATAAGACAGCTCAAATAGCTAACGAAATCTGTAACAAGGACAAAACAGTTAAATTAGTAGATTTCGCCAGAAACTTCGGACATCAGACAGCCATTACTGCAGGTATGGACTTTTCGGAAGGTGAGTGTGTTGTAGTTATTGATGCCGATTTACAAGACCCTCCGGAATTGATACCAAAAATGATGGAAAAATGGCGTGAGGGATATGATGTTGTATACGGTAAAAGAGCTAGCAGAAAAGGCGAAACTTTCTTTAAAAAGTTTACTGCAAAAGTCTTCTATCGATTCCTAAGAAGTATGACCGATGTGGATATTCCGGTTGATACCGGTGATTTCCGATTGATTGACAGGAAAGTTTGTGAAGCTTTAAAAATGGTAAATGAAAGAAACAGGTATATACGCGGTATTATAAGCTGGCTTGGATTTAAGCAAATTGGAATTGAGTTTCATAGGGACAAGCGTTTTGCAGGCGAGACAAAGTATCCTCTTAAGAAAATGATTAAATTTGCCCTTGACGCTATAACATCTTTCTCATACAAACCGTTGAAACTCGCATCCTATGTAGGAATGATTTTGTCCGTTGCAAGCTTTGTCTATCTACTCATAGTGCTTTATACCAAGCTGTTTATGCCCCATGTTACACAATCGGGCTGGGCATCAATAATTGCTGTTAACTTGCTATTTAACGGTATTACTTTAATGATTCTCGGTATTATAGGCGAATATATAGGAAGAATATATGATGAGGCAAAAGGAAGACCTCTTTATATTGTAAGACAGACCAAAAATTTCTCTGAAGAAAAATCCGATAAAATAACAGGAAGAAAATAA
- a CDS encoding adenylosuccinate synthase → MATRVVIGTQWGDEGKGKYIDMLAKTSDVVVRFSGGNNAGHTIVADGVKYALHLIPSGILHSGKTCIIGNGVVVDPAVLLKEMKELADKGIDTGKLLISDRAHVIMPYHRLLDELQENFRGKNSIGTTKRGIGPAYADKTERCGIRICDLIDEEIFVKKVKENLAVKNLIIEKVYGGQPINEDEVISEYLEYAKEIKPHVVDSTSVIFDYIEAGKNILFEGAQATFLDLDFGTYPYVTSSNPIAGGVCTGAGIGPVYIDEVYGVLKAYTSRVGAGPFPTEQDNEIGDTIRELGHEYGTTTGRPRRCGWLDLVMIRTAARVNGLTGLAINHVDTIGKLPKIKLCVAYKKDGKEIKSFPASLKELEKCEPVYEEFEGWNEDISDVRNYDDLPENAKKYLRRIEEVVGVKIKLIGVGKEREQTIVV, encoded by the coding sequence ATGGCTACCAGAGTGGTTATAGGTACACAATGGGGGGACGAAGGCAAAGGAAAATATATAGATATGCTTGCCAAAACCTCTGATGTGGTTGTTCGTTTTTCAGGAGGTAATAATGCAGGACACACTATAGTGGCCGACGGTGTAAAATACGCTTTACATCTTATACCTTCAGGTATTCTCCACAGCGGTAAGACTTGTATAATCGGAAATGGTGTGGTTGTAGATCCTGCTGTTTTATTAAAGGAAATGAAAGAGCTCGCTGATAAAGGAATAGATACCGGCAAGTTATTGATTAGTGACAGGGCTCATGTTATAATGCCATACCATAGGTTGTTGGACGAGCTTCAGGAAAATTTCAGAGGGAAAAATTCGATAGGAACTACCAAGAGAGGTATAGGACCGGCATATGCCGATAAGACAGAGAGATGCGGTATAAGGATATGTGATTTAATAGATGAAGAGATTTTTGTAAAAAAGGTCAAAGAAAACCTTGCAGTTAAAAATCTTATAATTGAGAAAGTATACGGCGGGCAGCCTATCAATGAAGATGAAGTTATATCGGAATACTTGGAATATGCCAAAGAGATAAAACCTCATGTTGTGGATTCCACCAGTGTGATATTTGATTATATTGAAGCTGGAAAAAATATATTGTTTGAAGGAGCACAGGCAACTTTTCTGGATCTGGATTTTGGGACTTATCCCTATGTTACATCTTCCAATCCTATAGCGGGCGGGGTATGTACCGGTGCGGGGATAGGACCTGTATATATAGATGAGGTATATGGTGTGTTAAAGGCATATACTTCAAGAGTTGGAGCCGGTCCTTTTCCGACTGAACAGGATAATGAAATAGGTGATACCATAAGAGAACTTGGACATGAATATGGAACAACAACCGGTAGACCAAGGCGATGCGGATGGCTGGATCTTGTGATGATAAGGACAGCCGCCAGAGTAAATGGTTTAACCGGACTTGCTATAAATCATGTGGATACAATCGGAAAGCTGCCTAAAATAAAACTTTGTGTAGCTTATAAAAAAGATGGCAAAGAGATTAAAAGTTTCCCGGCCAGCTTGAAAGAACTTGAAAAATGCGAGCCTGTGTATGAAGAATTTGAAGGTTGGAATGAGGATATTTCTGATGTAAGAAATTATGACGATTTGCCGGAGAATGCAAAGAAATACCTTAGAAGGATTGAAGAGGTAGTAGGAGTTAAAATAAAGTTAATTGGTGTGGGAAAAGAAAGAGAACAGACAATTGTTGTATAG
- a CDS encoding DUF1858 domain-containing protein, giving the protein MVKITPDMIISEVLRIDRGTAPIFLSNGMHCLGCPSSSGESIADACAIHGIDAEKLVKELNEYFAKKEQE; this is encoded by the coding sequence ATGGTTAAGATTACACCGGATATGATAATATCTGAAGTATTGAGAATTGATAGGGGCACAGCGCCTATATTCTTGAGTAATGGAATGCATTGTCTGGGTTGTCCGTCTTCATCAGGCGAAAGTATTGCAGATGCTTGTGCGATTCATGGCATTGATGCTGAAAAACTTGTAAAAGAGCTTAACGAATATTTCGCTAAAAAAGAGCAGGAGTAA
- a CDS encoding Fe-S-containing hydro-lyase yields the protein MFYNIQTPLTKEEVKKLKAGDIVNISGVIYTARDAAHKRMISMIEEGKSIPFDIKDQIIYYVGPCPAKPGEVIGSAGPTTSGRVDAYTPKLIELGLSGMIGKGLRDDSVIDAMKKYSAVYFGAIGGAGALIAKSIVDEEIIAFPDLGTEALRKLTVKDFPATVIIDCFGNNLYEIGKKKFRQTI from the coding sequence TTGTTTTACAACATTCAAACACCTTTAACTAAGGAAGAAGTCAAAAAACTTAAAGCAGGAGATATAGTAAATATAAGCGGTGTTATTTATACAGCCAGGGATGCTGCCCATAAAAGAATGATAAGTATGATTGAAGAAGGAAAAAGCATTCCTTTTGATATTAAGGATCAAATTATATATTATGTGGGACCTTGTCCTGCAAAACCGGGAGAAGTTATAGGTTCTGCAGGGCCAACAACCAGTGGCCGGGTAGATGCTTATACACCGAAATTGATTGAGTTGGGGCTTAGCGGAATGATAGGAAAGGGATTAAGAGATGATAGTGTTATAGACGCTATGAAGAAATACAGTGCGGTATATTTTGGGGCTATTGGAGGTGCAGGAGCGTTAATTGCAAAATCAATTGTGGACGAAGAGATAATCGCATTTCCTGATTTGGGAACAGAGGCTTTAAGAAAGTTAACTGTAAAAGACTTTCCTGCAACTGTAATTATAGACTGCTTTGGCAATAATCTATATGAAATCGGAAAGAAAAAGTTTAGACAAACCATTTAG
- a CDS encoding fumarate hydratase, with translation MRTIHTDKITEAVEELCKSANYYLNDDIMDSIKNSIQTEQSETGKDILGKLIENANIAKEKGVAICQDTGMAVVFVDIGQDVHVIGGSITDSINEGVRRGYEKGYLRKSVVKDPIERINTKDNTPAVIHYNIVEGDKLKITVAPKGFGSENMSALRMLKPADGIEGVKKFVIDTVDNAGPNPCPPIVVGVGIGGTMEKAALLAKKALLRPINQRSEIEYVRELENQLLTEINKLGIGPSGLGGRTTALAVNVEVYPTHIAGLPVAVNINCHATRHAEIEL, from the coding sequence ATGAGAACAATACATACCGATAAAATAACCGAAGCTGTGGAAGAGCTTTGTAAGAGTGCCAACTATTACCTTAATGATGATATTATGGATAGCATAAAAAATTCTATACAAACCGAACAGTCTGAAACCGGAAAAGATATTCTGGGAAAGCTGATTGAAAATGCTAATATTGCAAAAGAAAAAGGAGTTGCTATTTGCCAGGATACCGGTATGGCAGTGGTATTTGTTGATATAGGACAAGATGTACATGTAATAGGGGGAAGTATTACAGACTCTATAAATGAAGGTGTAAGAAGAGGATATGAGAAAGGATATCTAAGAAAATCCGTTGTAAAAGATCCGATAGAAAGGATTAACACAAAGGACAATACACCGGCTGTGATTCACTACAATATCGTAGAGGGTGATAAACTTAAAATTACTGTAGCACCTAAAGGATTTGGAAGTGAAAATATGAGTGCTTTAAGAATGTTAAAACCTGCCGATGGGATAGAAGGGGTTAAAAAGTTTGTCATTGATACTGTTGATAATGCTGGCCCTAATCCATGTCCTCCAATTGTAGTAGGAGTCGGTATAGGCGGTACAATGGAAAAGGCAGCTCTATTGGCTAAGAAAGCTCTTTTAAGGCCAATAAACCAAAGAAGTGAAATTGAGTATGTGAGAGAACTTGAAAATCAATTGCTTACCGAAATAAACAAGTTGGGAATAGGACCTTCGGGCCTTGGAGGAAGAACCACAGCTTTAGCAGTAAATGTTGAAGTATATCCTACACACATAGCAGGGCTTCCTGTTGCGGTTAATATAAACTGTCATGCAACAAGGCATGCGGAAATTGAATTATAG
- a CDS encoding universal stress protein, with the protein MDSPKNILVCVTQQKTCERLIRKAANLKNELKGELFVIHVAKNAWNFLDNIKEGEALDYLFRISKSVGADLSVLKSDNIVETIVAFAKEKNISHIVMGESPNDHKENNFFSDLKSMLPNIEITVVPQEEI; encoded by the coding sequence TTGGATTCTCCTAAAAATATACTCGTATGCGTTACTCAGCAAAAAACATGTGAAAGATTAATTAGAAAAGCTGCTAATTTAAAAAATGAGCTCAAAGGTGAGCTTTTTGTAATTCATGTTGCAAAGAACGCATGGAATTTCTTAGACAACATCAAAGAAGGAGAAGCACTTGACTATCTGTTCAGAATTTCTAAATCTGTAGGTGCTGACTTATCAGTGCTCAAATCAGACAATATTGTTGAAACCATTGTTGCTTTTGCAAAAGAAAAAAACATTTCACATATAGTAATGGGTGAATCCCCCAACGATCATAAGGAAAACAATTTTTTTTCCGATCTGAAGTCTATGCTTCCTAATATAGAAATAACAGTAGTACCTCAAGAAGAAATTTAA
- a CDS encoding HU family DNA-binding protein, translating into MNKTELVNSIASKSGLNKKNSEAALNAFIASVEETLAKGEKVVLVGFGTFEVRNRAARKGRNPQTKKEITIPASKAPVFKAGKGLKDIVNKK; encoded by the coding sequence ATGAACAAAACAGAATTGGTAAACTCAATTGCTTCTAAGTCGGGTTTGAACAAAAAGAACAGTGAAGCTGCATTGAACGCTTTTATCGCATCAGTTGAAGAGACTCTTGCAAAAGGCGAAAAAGTTGTACTTGTTGGATTCGGTACTTTCGAAGTAAGAAATAGGGCTGCTAGAAAAGGAAGAAACCCACAAACTAAAAAAGAAATCACAATTCCTGCATCAAAAGCTCCTGTATTTAAAGCAGGTAAAGGCTTAAAAGATATTGTTAACAAAAAGTAA